The genomic window GCCATGCGGGCCATGATCGCACGGGAACTCAGCGGTGACCGTTCAGTCGGCGGCAGTGAGGGCGTGTTCAAGCTCAAGGACGACCCGCGCATCACCCCGGTCGGGCGCTGGCTGCGCCGCCTGAGCATCGATGAACTGCCGCAGCTCCTCAACGTGCTCCGCGGCGACATGTCCATGGTGGGCCCGCGCCCCTCCCTGCCCTGGGAGGTGGAGATGTTCACGCCCGAGCAGCGGCGCCGGCACGAATGCCTGCCGGGCATCACCGGCCTCTGGCAGGTGAGCGGCCGGAGCCGCCTTTCGACACCGGAGATGCTCGAACTGGATCTGGTCTATCTGCGCGAGCAGTCGCTGCGACTCGATCTCCGCATCCTCCTCCGCACGCCCACCGCGGTGCTGTTCGACCGGAGCGTCTGATGACCGTCCCCGGCCTGAAACGCCGGCAGGAAGCCGCCTGCCGCGCGGTGCCCCGGCTCATTGAGCCCGACCGCGACGCATCCTGGGCGGCGGTGGCGGACCACCCGCTCACCGGCCTGTTCTCATCGGCGCCCTGGGCGCGCGCGGTCGCGGGCACCTACGGCTTCACCATTTCCGCCGCCGTGCAGGAAGGGGCGGACGGGGCGACCTCGGCCTTGCTCTTCTCCCACGTCTCCGACCTCCG from Rhodovastum atsumiense includes these protein-coding regions:
- a CDS encoding sugar transferase, with translation MRPAKIALETAQAGAGPVQSWPAMTEAGHWSPGQPSLAKRSLDICLALVTLLLFSPVMALAAILVRMSGAGPVLLRQTRVGRHERRFEMLKFRTMHANADDRAMRAMIARELSGDRSVGGSEGVFKLKDDPRITPVGRWLRRLSIDELPQLLNVLRGDMSMVGPRPSLPWEVEMFTPEQRRRHECLPGITGLWQVSGRSRLSTPEMLELDLVYLREQSLRLDLRILLRTPTAVLFDRSV